The Gillisia sp. Hel_I_86 genome has a segment encoding these proteins:
- a CDS encoding glutamate-5-semialdehyde dehydrogenase — MKLIKTETKNNVLKAMIRILDSKRAHIIEANKKDLDAFGEKEGAMYDRLIVNNKKVDGMIHSIKEVMAQEDPVGKTISHDILESGLDITNKTAPFGNILIIYESRPDVTIEAAVLAFKANNKIFLKGGKEAINSNKILEECWHEALTENGLETNWIELLHLNREETQGFLKNPPVQLDLIVPRGGERLIAFVKEHATGAVLVSGRGNNFLYVAENADFETAKKVILNAKTDKISGCNALDKVLVDQNLPEYESRLKELQKLLKDHDVEILVDDKISEVLNSEEKLSKEDTWYEEFLAMKIVVGNVNGIDKAINKINTYSGGHSAVIITKDKTEALEFMEQVDSAAVYHNASTRFTDGGQMGVGAELAISTDKLHHRGPLGLKQLVTNKYYVLGDGHIRE; from the coding sequence ATGAAGTTGATAAAAACAGAAACAAAAAATAATGTGCTTAAAGCGATGATCCGAATTTTGGATTCCAAGCGTGCGCATATCATAGAAGCAAATAAAAAGGATTTGGATGCCTTTGGGGAAAAAGAAGGTGCCATGTACGACAGGCTTATCGTAAATAATAAAAAGGTAGATGGGATGATCCATTCTATAAAAGAGGTGATGGCGCAGGAAGATCCTGTTGGAAAAACCATTTCTCATGATATACTGGAAAGCGGATTGGATATCACCAATAAAACAGCCCCCTTTGGTAACATCCTTATTATCTATGAATCCAGACCAGATGTAACCATAGAAGCAGCTGTTCTTGCCTTTAAAGCAAACAACAAGATCTTTTTAAAAGGTGGGAAAGAAGCTATTAACAGCAACAAAATATTAGAAGAATGTTGGCATGAAGCTTTAACTGAAAACGGTCTGGAAACCAATTGGATAGAACTTTTACATTTAAATAGGGAGGAAACTCAAGGGTTCTTGAAGAATCCTCCGGTACAATTAGATCTTATAGTACCACGAGGGGGAGAACGATTGATCGCTTTTGTAAAAGAACATGCAACTGGTGCTGTTTTGGTAAGCGGGAGAGGAAACAACTTTTTATATGTTGCTGAAAATGCCGATTTTGAAACTGCCAAAAAAGTGATCTTAAATGCCAAGACCGATAAAATTTCTGGTTGCAATGCCTTGGATAAAGTATTGGTAGATCAGAATTTACCTGAATATGAATCCAGATTGAAAGAGCTTCAAAAATTATTAAAAGATCATGATGTAGAGATCCTTGTAGATGATAAGATTTCCGAAGTTTTGAATTCCGAAGAAAAGCTATCTAAGGAAGATACCTGGTATGAAGAGTTTTTAGCCATGAAAATAGTGGTTGGAAATGTAAACGGGATCGACAAGGCTATAAATAAGATCAATACATATTCTGGCGGGCATTCTGCGGTGATCATCACCAAAGATAAAACCGAAGCTTTGGAATTTATGGAGCAAGTAGATAGTGCTGCCGTGTACCATAATGCCTCTACCCGCTTCACAGATGGCGGACAAATGGGCGTGGGAGCAGAACTTGCCATTAGTACCGATAAGTTGCACCACCGTGGACCTCTTGGCCTAAAACAATTGGTAACCAATAAATACTATGTTTTGGGTGACGGGCATATTAGGGAGTAA
- the proB gene encoding glutamate 5-kinase, producing the protein MKKKRIVVKVGTNVMTNKDNRILGPVLKNLVEQIATLYEQDIMVVLVSSGSAIAGKEVLGEISIKDESKRRQVYSSVGQPRMMRHYYSIFHDYGMRCAQVLATKRDFSPGMHRENMINCYESLLSEGIIPIANEDDAVSVTMSMFSDNDELASLVAELIKADALIILSDTEGLYDGNPDHEDSIKLNNVQIDENVEKYVQASEKGEGQGRGGMKSKIKIAKSTAAKNIPTYIANGKRKNIILDIMEGKEVGTLFTA; encoded by the coding sequence ATGAAGAAGAAAAGAATTGTTGTAAAAGTTGGTACCAATGTAATGACCAACAAGGACAACAGAATTTTAGGACCGGTATTGAAAAATCTCGTGGAACAAATAGCTACCCTCTATGAACAAGATATTATGGTGGTGTTGGTGTCTTCTGGATCTGCAATTGCAGGAAAGGAAGTTTTAGGAGAAATAAGTATTAAAGATGAATCTAAAAGAAGACAAGTATATTCTTCGGTAGGGCAACCTAGAATGATGCGTCACTATTATAGCATATTTCATGACTACGGAATGCGGTGCGCCCAAGTACTAGCAACCAAAAGGGATTTTAGTCCAGGAATGCACCGTGAAAATATGATAAATTGTTACGAGTCCTTACTTTCTGAAGGAATTATACCCATTGCAAATGAAGACGATGCCGTTTCGGTTACCATGTCCATGTTCTCAGATAATGATGAATTGGCGAGTCTGGTTGCAGAATTGATTAAAGCTGATGCTTTGATCATTCTAAGTGACACAGAAGGTTTGTATGATGGTAACCCAGATCATGAAGATTCTATTAAATTGAATAATGTACAGATAGATGAAAATGTAGAGAAATATGTGCAAGCATCAGAAAAAGGTGAAGGCCAAGGCCGCGGGGGAATGAAATCTAAGATCAAGATCGCCAAAAGTACGGCTGCCAAGAATATCCCTACCTATATAGCCAATGGAAAACGAAAGAATATCATTCTTGATATTATGGAAGGAAAAGAAGTAGGTACTTTATTCACTGCCTAA
- the proC gene encoding pyrroline-5-carboxylate reductase: protein MKILVIGGGNMGLTYAEGMSKSFLLNRHKLMIYDKSEELIASLKEHSHFNVYNKIEDCLPQADVVFIAVKPYHSEVLFNEIQPLLNKEQIFVSIMAGVTIETIQNSLNVKKVIRAMPNLPAQVGKGVTSYTESKEVSRIELLMVRNLLDTTGESIRVSNENFIDASTGISGSGPAYVFYFMQSMLEAALKMGFSTNDSKILVSKTFEGAVELFNQSDLSPNTWMERVASKGGTTRAALDSMEDNNVKELIKDAAYAAFDRAVELGKE from the coding sequence ATGAAAATTTTAGTAATTGGAGGAGGAAATATGGGATTAACATATGCAGAAGGCATGTCCAAATCCTTTCTTTTGAACAGACACAAATTAATGATCTATGACAAATCTGAAGAATTAATAGCATCCTTAAAAGAACATTCCCACTTTAATGTTTATAATAAGATAGAAGATTGCCTACCGCAAGCAGATGTGGTTTTTATAGCGGTAAAACCTTATCACTCTGAAGTATTGTTCAACGAGATACAACCTTTGCTTAATAAAGAACAGATCTTTGTTTCTATAATGGCGGGTGTTACTATAGAAACCATTCAGAACAGCTTAAATGTAAAAAAAGTGATTAGGGCGATGCCTAATTTACCAGCGCAAGTTGGAAAAGGGGTTACTTCTTACACAGAATCTAAGGAGGTTTCCAGAATAGAACTTCTTATGGTGAGAAACTTACTAGATACCACAGGAGAATCTATTAGGGTATCTAACGAGAATTTTATAGATGCTTCTACTGGAATTTCTGGAAGCGGTCCAGCTTATGTATTTTATTTTATGCAGTCTATGTTGGAGGCAGCATTAAAAATGGGCTTTTCTACGAACGATTCTAAAATACTCGTTAGTAAAACCTTTGAAGGCGCGGTAGAATTATTCAATCAGTCAGATCTTTCCCCAAACACTTGGATGGAACGTGTAGCTTCCAAGGGTGGCACTACAAGAGCGGCATTGGATTCTATGGAAGACAACAACGTTAAAGAATTAATCAAGGATGCAGCCTATGCCGCTTTCGACAGAGCAGTGGAATTAGGTAAAGAATAA
- a CDS encoding zinc ribbon domain-containing protein, whose protein sequence is MEILICQSCGLPFGKKSMGTNRDKTKNDEYCIGCFDKGEFTDHSLTMHKLEVKLVEMAEVHNEITLEEAQEVIKELPYLKRWHMSIM, encoded by the coding sequence ATGGAAATTTTAATTTGCCAGAGTTGCGGATTGCCATTTGGGAAGAAATCGATGGGAACCAATAGGGACAAAACAAAAAATGATGAATATTGTATTGGTTGTTTCGATAAAGGAGAATTTACAGACCATTCCTTAACCATGCACAAATTAGAGGTAAAACTTGTGGAGATGGCAGAGGTGCATAATGAGATCACTCTGGAAGAAGCTCAAGAAGTAATCAAAGAATTACCTTATTTAAAACGATGGCACATGAGTATTATGTGA
- a CDS encoding M3 family metallopeptidase has product MKKTFLNYQKALGLIAITVTAISPMMQINAQENPKNKMETEAITNSENILLSKWTGPYSGVPAFDKMELSKLQPAIEVGMEMHLKEIQKIASNPDPATFENTIAAMERSGKELDRAFTYYGIWSSNVSSPEFREIQKELSPKISDYSSKVSQNKKLFERVKTVYDNSLKNPLDEDQQRVVQLIYENFDMEGANLDEESKKRYAEINKELSQLYTQFSNNVLHDEESYVTYLEKDQLGGLPDSFVKAAAKAAADRGKEGKYAITNTRSSMDPFLTYSDERELRKKVWETYYSRGDNNDEYDNNQLISQILKLRNERVKLMGYKNFAEWRLQNRMAKNPENAMKLMNAVWPAALARVEQEVADMQAIAEMEDLDITIKPWDYRYFAEKVRKEKYDLDSDEVKQYLQLDNLTQALFFTAGELFNFNFSPVAEGSVPVFHEDVKVWEVTDKTTGEHIGLWYLDPYARPGKRSGAWATTYRSYTTFDGKETVLASNNSNFVKPALGEPALISWDDATTFFHEFGHALHFLSSNVKYPTLNGGVRDYTEFQSQLLERWLSTDKVIDQFLLHHETGEPIPAELVQKIKNASTFNQGFGTTEFLASALMDMKYHTIDPSNINPKNFEKKALKELNMPDEIVMRHRSPQFGHVFSGEGYATGYYGYLWADVLTADAAEAFAESPGGFYDKDMAAKLVKYLFAPRNSMDPAEAYRLFRGRDAKIDALMRDRGFPVPTTTEDKEDLDEDAMEDMKEEMEEDQGDENKN; this is encoded by the coding sequence ATGAAAAAAACCTTTTTAAATTATCAAAAAGCACTTGGGCTTATCGCAATTACAGTAACGGCAATCTCTCCCATGATGCAAATTAATGCCCAAGAGAACCCAAAAAACAAAATGGAAACCGAAGCAATCACAAATTCAGAAAATATCTTGTTATCCAAATGGACAGGGCCTTACAGTGGTGTACCTGCATTCGATAAAATGGAGCTTTCCAAATTGCAACCTGCCATAGAGGTGGGAATGGAAATGCATTTAAAGGAAATTCAGAAAATTGCCAGCAATCCGGATCCAGCTACCTTTGAAAACACGATAGCCGCAATGGAAAGATCTGGCAAAGAATTGGATAGGGCCTTTACCTATTATGGAATTTGGAGCAGTAATGTTTCTTCACCTGAATTTAGGGAAATACAGAAAGAACTTTCTCCAAAAATTTCAGATTATTCCTCCAAGGTCTCACAAAACAAAAAATTATTCGAGCGCGTAAAGACGGTATATGATAATTCTTTAAAGAATCCTTTAGACGAGGATCAGCAACGTGTGGTCCAACTTATCTATGAGAATTTCGACATGGAAGGCGCTAATTTAGATGAGGAATCCAAAAAACGCTATGCCGAGATCAATAAAGAACTATCTCAGTTATATACTCAGTTTTCCAACAATGTATTGCATGACGAAGAAAGCTATGTTACGTACCTAGAAAAAGATCAATTAGGCGGGTTACCAGATTCTTTTGTGAAAGCCGCTGCCAAAGCTGCAGCAGACAGGGGCAAAGAAGGGAAATATGCCATTACCAACACCCGTTCGTCCATGGATCCGTTTCTGACCTATTCTGATGAGCGAGAGCTACGGAAAAAAGTCTGGGAAACCTATTATTCTAGAGGAGATAATAATGATGAATACGACAACAATCAGTTGATATCGCAAATATTAAAACTTCGAAATGAGCGAGTTAAGTTGATGGGATATAAGAATTTTGCCGAATGGCGTTTGCAGAACAGGATGGCAAAAAATCCGGAAAACGCAATGAAGCTAATGAATGCTGTTTGGCCAGCGGCCCTTGCACGAGTAGAGCAAGAAGTGGCAGATATGCAAGCAATTGCCGAAATGGAAGATCTTGATATCACTATAAAACCTTGGGATTACAGGTATTTTGCTGAAAAAGTTAGAAAAGAAAAATACGATCTCGACTCTGATGAAGTAAAACAATATTTACAATTGGATAATCTTACACAAGCATTGTTTTTTACCGCAGGAGAATTATTCAATTTTAATTTTAGTCCGGTAGCAGAAGGAAGCGTTCCTGTTTTTCATGAAGACGTAAAAGTATGGGAAGTAACCGATAAAACTACTGGAGAGCATATTGGGCTTTGGTATTTAGATCCTTATGCACGTCCAGGAAAACGCTCTGGAGCATGGGCAACAACATATAGAAGTTACACCACTTTTGATGGTAAGGAAACCGTTTTAGCCTCAAACAACTCCAATTTTGTAAAACCAGCCCTGGGAGAACCGGCACTTATTTCATGGGACGATGCAACCACCTTTTTCCATGAGTTTGGACATGCTTTGCACTTTCTATCATCCAACGTAAAGTATCCCACATTAAATGGAGGGGTCCGGGATTACACAGAATTTCAGTCTCAGTTATTGGAAAGATGGCTATCTACAGATAAAGTGATCGATCAATTTTTGTTGCATCACGAAACAGGGGAGCCAATTCCTGCTGAATTGGTACAGAAAATCAAAAATGCCTCTACTTTTAATCAAGGATTTGGAACAACAGAATTTTTAGCTTCCGCTTTGATGGATATGAAATATCATACTATAGATCCTTCCAATATAAATCCGAAGAATTTCGAGAAAAAAGCTTTGAAGGAATTAAATATGCCTGACGAAATTGTGATGCGTCACCGTTCTCCACAGTTTGGACATGTTTTTTCCGGGGAAGGTTATGCAACTGGATACTATGGATATTTATGGGCAGATGTTTTAACTGCTGATGCCGCAGAAGCTTTTGCAGAATCCCCTGGAGGTTTTTACGACAAGGATATGGCAGCCAAATTGGTGAAATACTTATTTGCGCCAAGAAACTCTATGGATCCTGCGGAAGCATATAGGTTATTTAGAGGAAGAGATGCTAAAATAGATGCTTTAATGAGAGATAGAGGTTTTCCTGTACCTACAACTACTGAAGATAAAGAAGATCTTGATGAAGATGCAATGGAGGACATGAAAGAAGAAATGGAAGAAGATCAGGGAGATGAAAATAAGAACTAG